One window of the Capsicum annuum cultivar UCD-10X-F1 unplaced genomic scaffold, UCD10Xv1.1 ctg15067, whole genome shotgun sequence genome contains the following:
- the LOC124890309 gene encoding PTI1-like tyrosine-protein kinase 2, translating to MSLLRVLGTQGYVAGEYALTGHLTTKSDVYSYGVVLLELLTGRVPVDMKRSPGDGVLVSWALPRLTDWEKVVEIMDPALEGQYSMKEVIQVAAIAAMCVQPEADYRPLMANIVQSLVPVVKQPRPALKAGRCSSFHATQSPIATQSPKT from the coding sequence ATGTCTCTACTCAGAGTTTTGGGGACACAAGGATATGTTGCTGGAGAATATGCATTAACAGGACACTTGACTACCAAATCAGATGTTTACAGTTATGGGGTTGTCCTCTTAGAGTTGTTGACGGGCAGAGTTCCAGTTGATATGAAGAGATCTCCTGGAGACGGTGTTCTTGTTTCTTGGGCATTGCCCCGTCTCACTGATTGGGAAAAAGTTGTAGAGATAATGGATCCAGCGCTGGAGGGTCAGTATTCGATGAAAGAAGTTATTCAAGTTGCTGCTATTGCGGCAATGTGTGTACAACCGGAGGCTGATTACAGGCCACTGATGGCCAATATTGTGCAGTCTTTGGTTCCAGTGGTGAAACAACCACGTCCAGCGCTGAAGGCTGGTAGATGCTCTAGCTTTCACGCCACACAGTCCCCCATTGCTACACAATCTCCCAAGACTTAA